In one Hemitrygon akajei chromosome 3, sHemAka1.3, whole genome shotgun sequence genomic region, the following are encoded:
- the timm9 gene encoding mitochondrial import inner membrane translocase subunit Tim9, which produces MAAQISETDQIKQFKEFLGTYNKLTEHCFMDCVKDFTTRDVKTEEVTCSEHCLQKYLKMTQRISMRFQEYHIQQNEALAAKAGLISQPRV; this is translated from the exons ATGGCAGCACAAATATCAGAAACAGACCAGATAAAACAG TTTAAAGAATTCCTGGGTACATACAACAAACTTACAGAGCACTGTTTTATGGACTGTGTAAAGGATTTTACAACCAGGGATGTGAAAACAGAAGAG GTAACTTGTTCAGAACACTGCCTTCAAAAATATTTGAAGATGACCCAAAGAATATCGATGCGTTTTCAAGAATATCATATTCAACAAAATGAAGCATTAGCAGCAAAAGCAGGACTGATTAGCCAACCTCGTGTATAA
- the LOC140725012 gene encoding mitochondrial import receptor subunit TOM20 homolog translates to MLQVGRTGAIVAGVFGAAFIGYCIYFDRKRRRAPDFRVKLRERRRKQKQQDKANDCIGKLPDLKNVEAVQKFFLEEVQLGEELLARGDYEKGVDHLSNAVSVCGQPQQLLHVLQQTLPHQVFQMLIQRLPVVRQRFLAGMNAQNLVDDDVE, encoded by the exons ATGCTGCAGGTTGGGAGGACGGGGGCAATTGTGGCTGGAGTTTTTGGGGCCGCATTCATCGGTTACTGCATATATTTTGACAGGAAAAGAAGAAGAGCCCCTGATTTCAGAGTAAAATTGCGCGAAA GAAGAAGAAAACAGAAACAACAGGATAAAGCAAATGATTGTATTGGCAAG TTACCTGACTTAAAAAATGTTGAAGCAGTACAGAAGTTTTTTCTTGAAGAGGTCCAGTTGGGAGAAGAATTGTTGGCAAGAG GTGACTATGAGAAAGGAGTTGATCATTTAAGTAATGCAGTGTCAGTGTGTGGTCAACCACAGCAACTATTGCACGTTCTCCAGCAAACACTACCACATCAAGTGTTCCAGATGCTTATCCAAAGATTGCCAGTTGTTAGACAG CGTTTTCTTGCAGGAATGAACGCACAGAATTTGGTAGATGATGATGTTGAATAA